From the Lathyrus oleraceus cultivar Zhongwan6 chromosome 3, CAAS_Psat_ZW6_1.0, whole genome shotgun sequence genome, the window CCATGTTGTGAAAAAGTTGGTTTGAAGAAAGGACCATGGACACCTGAGGAGGATCAAAAACTTCTATCTTACATTGAAGAAAATGGTCATGGAAGCTGGCGCGCTCTTCCGATAAAAGCCGGTAATTCAATTATGTTAAAAATGTTTGTAGTTCTTCGCTTTCGATTGTTTCGTAAAGTCAGAGGATCCGAATCCGTTAACTTGATTTGGTGATTTGTTTGCAGGACTTGAGAGATGCGGAAAGAGTTGTAGACTAAGATGGACTAATTATTTGAGGCCTGATATTAAGAGAGGGAAGTTTAGTTTGCAAGAAGAACAAACCATTATTCAACTTCATGCACTTTTAGGCAACAGGTTTGATACATGCATctttaaatttttatttattttgtataGTTTCTAAATAAAAATTTGAGTCCACAATTACAATTTTAGTGGTAATATAAAGATGTTAGAGATCTTCGTAATAGAATCTTAATTACGATAATCATAGTTTTAAATTGTTGTACGTAACTGTAATTTAAAGAGTTTGATGACTCTACGACTATAATTTGATTGCGCCATTTTGATAAGATATAAAAATTTTGATGTCTTATTAAGCAATATCTTCTACATTTAAATTATTATATTTTGGTTTTTGATAAAATATAAAAATTTGTAGCATCACAATTTAAAGTCATAATTATGTTATATCTTCTACATTTTGCAATAATACTAAAATTTACACCTTAACCACTACTACATTTTAGAATCATGTATTCAATTTTCAGATctacattttatttatttattttatatttttctaATATCATTATATCATCGATAGAAGTACGTTAGATAACAGTTTTGAATTACAGTTATAAAATAAAGAATTTTGAAGTCTCTGCAACGACATCACAACCACAACCTTGACAAAATATCTGATGCATTTTTTTTACAGACTATAAAAATTTATCCTATTTTTTTACATCATTATATTTTATTAGATTATTTTTCtcacacaaaaacaaaaaattgTATTTGACATTTTCTTATCTAAGCCATAATTTATTTACCTTTATACAACTTACTTGTTGTTTGTCCTAAATCTCTTAAATGCCATGGCATCTCAATTTCCTTGAACAGAAAATTCTAACCCACATTTTCAACACCATTCTTAATTGTTCTCAAAGCCATGTTCATTTTACTCCCTGACACCCTATTTAATTCAATGTGGTCCTAAAATGCAAAAGGAAAGAATAATTCTCCATTCTTCCTCACCAAACCAAATAATTATTAGTTCATGAAATATGACTTCATCCCTCGCACTTAGGATTTTGAACATGGTCTGAATAACTCAATAATAATAACTTAAAAGCGGATAATTTTACAAATCTTAGATATATAGGACTCTAGAGCATGATCTGAGTAATTCGATAATAATAATCGTAGGTTTGGTAATACTGTAGATCACTACTGCAACACGTTTAAGGTGTTTTTAATGTGATTTTAAAAagttaatatatatatatatcttctGTTTCACCGTGATTTTGAGAAGGTGATATTTATAACTTCTGTTTCGACGATTTTCTCTGTAAAATTGTATATACACGCATTTTTCTCTTAAAGTTGCATTACATTGTAGATGGAAAGAAGAAGTGAAACTTAATATACATAAAAAAATATACATAAAGAAAAATTACTATAGTAGTTTAATTTATGCATGCATATATGTTATTgtaatgtttttatttttatacTTTAGGTGGTCATCAATAGCCACACATTTACCTAAGAGAACAGATAATGAAATTAAGAACTATTGGAACACACATCTTAAGAAAAGGTTAACAAAAATGGGAATTGACCCAGTTACACACAAGCCAAAAAATGAAACCCTTTTCTCTGATAATCATTCCAAGAATGCCGCAAATCTTAGTCACATGGCTCAATGGGAAAGTGCAAGACTTGAAGCTGAAGCAAGATTGGTTAGAGAATCAAAGCTACGTTCACAATACTcattgcaacaacaacatcatcaactTGGAAGTAATAATAATTCGGTTTTTCCGTCACAATCTTCGTCATCGGCTTCATCGTCTTCGGTTCAAGTACTTGATGTTAAAGATGAAGGTGAGAAAGAGTGGAAAGGTTATGAAGATTCAACACATTTGTTAGAATTCAAAGATCCCATTGAGGGTTCATCAATGGCTTTTAGTTCTACCATGCAACATGATATGTCAATGATCAATGTTGCTGAGGAGGGTTTCACTAATCTCTTGCTCGATAATTCTAATTCCGATGACCCGAGTTTGTCACCGGAGAGTGGCGTAGAGTGTAATACTTGCGATGGAAATGGCAACGGCAGCGGTGGAAGTGATTTCTACGAAGATAACAAGAATTACTGGAACAACATTCTTAATTTAGTGAATTCTTCGCCTTCTGATCCGTTGTTCTGATAATTAATAAAATGTTAAATTATCTATAAAAATTAGagataaaaaatatataattaatcTCTAATTCTAATTCTGATGTCTCTAGCCCTAAACTCCGGAGACAATGGGATAAGAGtttcatttatattttttctgtctctaatttttttattgttaattttttttaagtATTTGTTAATTGATAATATTGAATTTGTGTATGAAGATTGCATTGTAGAATGTTATTTAAACCTTGTTAAAAGCTTTTGATTTTTTCATGACAAGTacaaattaaaagaaaataaaatggtTGATTTCTAGAGTGAGTTTTGTTGATGATTTTCACATAAAGTATTAAATTTCATTGGAATGGAGAGTGTCAGAAAACAATTCAATTAGAAGTTTCTGTAAGATAACAGATCTATGTTTGTTAAATGCTTGGTCAAATATTGATATGAAATTGTTTTGAATTTGACTAGATTTATTACTATATTTGTTTAAGGGTAGAAGTTATGTTTATGTAGACAAGTTGGTGCAAAGAATTACAAGTGTAAGGTTTTTTTTACTAATAAAAATTTACACATAATAGTTAATATTAGAGTTTAAATTCTGATAATAATGTCAAACTTAATAATATCGGtattaattattaaaatttatataCTCGTATATTCaatcataaaaattaaaatttgaattcaaataatAAAATTCAACTTAACAATATTGATATTTATTAACTAAATTAGTTGAATTAGATTTGTTGACAAATACGTGAGTTTTTAGTAGTTGGTAAACTTCTTATGTTAAAAATGTAAAAAAATTGTATGTCTAATAGAAGAAGTATTTACTTTGGtctttttatttttgttggtTTCATGTCACATTCAAGTTACTTTTCAATGTTTTTATTCATTTATTAATTGCACGTGTTTGTATTAAATTTCTTTTACTCTTCTTTGGTGATTTATGTAACAATTCTAATTAATATTGGATCTATTTGAAGAAAAAGTTGTCCCAAATGAttgatattttaaaattttaaaggtgatattaattatattttgtctaatcatattaattaattaatattacaaatactattttaaaatttttttCTATAGCTCATTTACAATAATGGTAAATATTCATTATAATCATAATTGAATAAGAATATTTTTTActtatatattttttttgaatATGGCAAAATATTAAATTTGTCAATTATTATAGGCAGATGGAAGTAGTgtttttttcttaatttttaaatattttcataTAGGCTTTTGATA encodes:
- the LOC127128573 gene encoding transcription factor MYB16 is translated as MGRSPCCEKVGLKKGPWTPEEDQKLLSYIEENGHGSWRALPIKAGLERCGKSCRLRWTNYLRPDIKRGKFSLQEEQTIIQLHALLGNRWSSIATHLPKRTDNEIKNYWNTHLKKRLTKMGIDPVTHKPKNETLFSDNHSKNAANLSHMAQWESARLEAEARLVRESKLRSQYSLQQQHHQLGSNNNSVFPSQSSSSASSSSVQVLDVKDEGEKEWKGYEDSTHLLEFKDPIEGSSMAFSSTMQHDMSMINVAEEGFTNLLLDNSNSDDPSLSPESGVECNTCDGNGNGSGGSDFYEDNKNYWNNILNLVNSSPSDPLF